DNA from Methylobacterium currus:
GGATCCGCCGCCACCTCGTCCAGACCATCGTGCGGGCCGCCGCGACCGTGCGCACCGACCCGGTGCTGCTGATGGCGGTGGCCGACAAGGAGTCGAGCTTCCTGACCGAGGTCCAGGCCCGGACCTCCTCGGCCACCGGCCTCTACCAGTTCATCGAGCGCACCTGGCTGCAGGTGATGCGGGAATTCGGTGCCCAGCACGGCTATGCCCGCGAGGCGGGGCTGATCGGCGAGGACAACGCCGTCACGGACGCCGCGGAGCGCGCCCGCATCCTCGACCTGCGCCGCGATCCCTCCCTGGCCGCCCTGATGGCAGGCGAGATGCTGAAGCGCGATGCGGCCCGCATCGCTGCCCGGATCGGCCGCGACCTCACCCTCGGCGAGACCTACCTTGCCCACTTCCTCGGGCCGGACGACGCCGAACGCTTCATGGCCAAGGTGGTCGAGGAGCCGAAGGCCGAGGCGGCCGCCCTGCTGCCGAAACCCGCCAAGGCCAACCGCCCGATCTTCTACGAGCGCGTCGGCCGCCGGAAGGCCCGCAGCCTCACGGTGGCGCAGGTCCACGACAAGTTCGAGGCGATGATGAGCACCCGCGGCGCCCGCTATCGCGACGTCGGCGCCCTGATGGGCGTGATGGCCTACGCCGCCGATACCCCCTGAGAGCGTGAGAAAAAGCCTTGCCGGTTCGTCTCCTGCTGGGGAAACCTCGCCGCGCGTCGGGGCTTATCCTCCTGAGCGAGACGAATGGTTCAGGAGGTGACGATGGGCGCGGCGGGCGCCGGGTGCCGGATGGGCGGCACGCAATTGACACCTACCCTCTCCCTCGACGCCCTCGGGGCGGGACTCGCCGCGGCCTATGACGGCCTGGTGGCCGAGGCGGTGCCGGAGCGCCTGAGCGCCCTGTTGCGCCAGCTGGAATGGCGCGAGACGAGGGCGGGCCTGGGGAACGGCCATGCCGGGCAGGCGGGCCATGGCGGGCAGGCCTCCGCCGGACCTTCGACGGGGATCCCTTCCGGAATCCCTGCAGGCCGGCTCGCCCTGCTGGTCGGCGACGTGCCGGGGGCGGGCGAAGCCGCGGCGCTGCTGGCGCGGGCGGGCCTCGAGACGATCCGCTGCCTCGATCCGGAGGCGGGCCTCGAGGCCTTGCGCCGGCATGGCGGCGAAATCGCCCTGGTGCTGATCGGCCTGCCGACCGAGCGCGACGGCGCGCTCGACGGGGCGGGGCTCGCCCGGGCGGTCGCGACGCTCTGGCCGACCATCCATCTCGTCGTGGCGCAGCCGCCCCGGCCCGAGGCCCGCGTGCCCGAGGCGCGGCTGCCGCCGCAGGCGGTGCCGCTCGACCGGGCGCCCGACCTGCTGGCCCTCGCCGAGCAGGCGGCCCGCACGCCGCGCCCGCCCGTGGGCTGAGCAGATGCTGCGAACGTGGTGGCCGGTTTTGCTGCAAGCATCTGCAACATCATCATAAAACGAGCGGACGAGGCATTGGCCTGCCGACGCAGATCTGCCGAGGGCTGGCCGACGCTCCCGCCGCCCGGCTTGCCGTTCCGCGGGTTTGCCGGTGGGTTTGATCGGGACGATCTTCGTGCCTTAATGTCCGTGGGACGGTCGCGCAGGCGAGCGCCGCGCGGCCTCCGGAGGTCGGAGGCCGCAGGAACCGGCCGGTCAGATCGGGGGATCTGGAGATGAAGACGAACGAGCGCGACAGCTACCGGGCGGAATACGCCGCGACGGCGGGACAGCAGGCGGCCTTCTTCCGCGAGCAGGCGGAGCGCCACCGCCAGCAGGCCGAGCAGGCGCGGGTCTTCGCCGAGCTGAGCCCCGGCGAGGAGAGCCTGGAGCAGAGCCGGCGGGCCGATCGGCTCGAGACCTTGGGGCGCCATGACGACACGATAGCGGAAGCCTTCGAGGCCCGGGCCCGGCGCAGCTGACGTGGATGCGTGGCCGGCGAGCATGCTTCCGGCGAGCGGGCGCATCCGGCCGCTGAGATCCTGGTCGCGGATTGGTCGGAGCGGCGAAACTTCGTTCAGTTCCTGCCGATTCTTCGCGCAACCCACGGCGGTGCCGGGGCCTTACCCTGTGTTGTACCGATGGCATCGTTCCATCGGCAGCATCGGGAGCCAGAACCGCCATGAGGATCCGGACCGGGTACGCGATCACCTTCGACTCCCCGGCCCCGACGCCGATGCTGCTGATGCTCAGCGTGCATCCCTCCCGGCTCGGCGACTGCCTCACCCCGCCGGCGATGCGCTTCGACCCGCCGGTCCCGGCGCGCGACTACGCCGACCGCTACGGCAATACCTGCACCCGCATCCTCGCCCCGCCGGGACGGCTGACCATCTCGGCCGACTTCCTGGTCGAGGATAGCGGCCGGCCGGACGAGGTCGCCCCGGACGCGATGCAGCACCCGGTGCAGGACCTGCCCGACGACGTGATGGTCTACCTCCTCGGCAGCCGCTACTGCGACACCGACAAGCTGTCGAACACCGCCTGGCAGCTCTTCGGGAGCACGCCGGAAGGCTGGGCCCGGGTCCAGGCCATCGTCGACTACGTCCACAACCACATCCGCTTCGACTACCAGCGCGCCGACGCCACCCGCAGCGCCCTCGACGGCTTCAACCAGCGCGAAGGCGTCTGCCGCGACTTCGCGCATCTGGCCGTCGCCTTCTGCCGCTGCATGAACATCCCGGCGCGCTACTGCACCGGCTATCTCGGCGATATCGGCGTGCCGGCGGTGCCCGACCCGATGGACTTCTCCGCCTGGTTCGAGGTCTATCTCGGCGGGCGCTGGTACACGTTCGATGCGCGCCACAACCGGCCGCGCATCGGCCGCATCCTGATGGCCCGAGGGCGCGACGCCACCGACGTAGCGATCTCGACCATCTTCGGCCCCTCGCTGCTCGCCGGATTCCAAGTCCATACCGACGAGGTGACCTGACCTGCCCGGCCGTCCGTGGCACCCCATCGCTCGGATGCCGCCGAGCCGGTCAACCGATCGTGAACCGTTCCACCGAAGTCGGTACTCCACCTACGCCGTTAGCGTCGCTTTAACCGGGAACCACTGAGCCGGGACAGCATTGTACAGCAAAGGTAACTGCTGAGGTAAGGCTCCGGCCATGAAGATCTTCGCTACCGCCCTGGCGGGCGCTCTGAGCGTGTGCGTGCTTGCCTCCGCGCCGGCCAAGGCTGCGCCCTACGATCCCTTCGACGCCAATCCCGGCGAGGATTACTACGCCGGCCAGCCTTACGGCGCGCCGAGCACGCGCAGCCAGGGCTATTACGGCCAGGGCCAGTACGGTCAGGGTCAGGCCGCCGGCAGCACCGATCAGGCGCAGGTCGCCCCGATCCCACGGGAGCTGGTGCCGTTCAACGGCGCCTACGCGCCGGGCACGATCGTGGTCTCGACCGCCGAGCGCCGGCTCTACCTCGTCCTGGGCGACGGCATGGCCCTGCGCTACGGCGTCGGCGTCGGCCGTCCGGGCTTCACCTGGTCGGGCACGAAGACGATCACCGCCAAGCGGGAATGGCCGTCCTGGACGCCCCCGCGGGAGATGCTGGCCCGCCGCCCCGACCTGCCGCGCTACATGGCCGGCGGCATCGACAACCCGCTCGGCGCCCGCGCCATGTATATCGGCGGCACCCTCTACCGCATCCACGGCTCGAACGAGCCCGACACGATCGGCCAGGCCGTGTCCTCCGGCTGCATCCGCATGACCAACGACGACGTCACCGACCTGTATTCGCGGGTCAAGGTCGGCGCCAAGGTGGTGGTGCTGAACTAAGCGCCCGCCGGGCTCACCTCTCGATCCGGACAGGGCCGCCCTCGGGCGGCCCTTTTTTCGTTCGACGGGAACCGCCACGCGGCGGCTTGCTGCCTGCCTTACGGCACCACGCGGCCCGGGGCCGGCGGCTGCGGCGCGCTGAAGCTCGCGATCGGCACGTCGCAGAAGCAGCGGGCGCCGAGCGGCCGCGGACCGGGCAGCGGGCAGGAATATGGCTGCGGGCCGGTGAAGCCGCGCTGCACCGCATCGCAATTGTAGCCGACCGCGCGCCGCGGCGGCGGGCGCTCGTAGCGGTCGTAGCCGTAGCCGGGCGCCGTGTCCTCCCGGTAATATTGCGCGTGCGCCGAGCCGGTCAGGACCGCGATCAAAAGGACGGCCGACGACAGGCCGGCGCGAACGAACCCTCGCATCATTGCGTTCCTCTCTGGCGGGGAGTTACCGTGCGGGACGCCGCGAGCGGGGCCCCCCGGTGCCGCATCGGTAGCCGAACCGCCGCGGCCCGGCAAATCGCGGCCGGCCCGCCGCGAGATCGAGCCTTACGGATCGAAGCCAGGGAGATCCGCCGTGACCACCTCGGCCCAGTGGCAGCGCACCCTCGACGCGGTCCTCGAACTCGCGGAGGACATCGCCCGCATCTCGCCCGACTGCGCCGACCGGGCGATGCAGATCGTCCGGCTGATCCGCACCTGCGATCCGCCGCCTCACCGGTCTGGCGCTGGCGACTTCGATACCGATGACGAGTTGGAGGAGATCGAGGTCGGCATCGGCCCGCTGCACCGCAACAAGGCGCCGGATGCCGTGTGAGCGCCAGGTCTCCCCAGGCCCCGGTGCGTGGCTCGGGAATACCCGGATCGAGGGTGAATGAGGCGCGAGCGTCTCCTCCGCCGCGGGTGGGGAGAAGCGAAGGCCCGCGCGTCTTTGTTTCGTGGACGGCCCTGCGGGACGGCCGCTGGCCGGTGCCACGCCGACGCGAAAAAGGCCGCGCCCCTCGCGGAGCGCGGCCATCGCCGTGCCGGGTCGGCCGGGAGGCGCGTCTTAGGACGCGGCGTCCTTGGCGGCTTTGGCGGCGTGGTCGGTGGCGCTGCGGGCGGCGTCGGTGCCCTTCTGCATCGTCTGGCGCGCCTGCTCGGCACCCTGCTGCATGGCGTTGCGCGCCTGCTCGGCGCCCTGCTGCATCGCCTGCTTGGCGTTCTCGGCGCTCTGCTGCATCGCGGTCTGGGCGAGGCCGCCGAACTCGCGGGCCTGCGTCTGCATGGAGGCGAACTGGCTGCGCACGAACTCGGCCTGGTGCTGCATCGCCTCCTGCACGTCCTTCGAGCGGACGAGCTTCTGGGCGAGGTCGAACGCGGCGTTCACGTTCTGCTCGGCGAAGGAGAAACCGCGGCTCGACACGTCCTGGGCATTGTTGCGGGCCATTTCGGCCGAGCCCTGGAGCGTGTCGGCGGTCTTGCGCGCCGCACCGAGGAAGGAATCGAACGCCTTGCGGGCCTGCTCGACGCTCTTCTCCGCAAAGTCCCGCATCTCGGTCGGGATCTCGTAATTCGGGGTCTGGGTCATGTTCGTCTCCTCAATGTTTGACGCGGCCCTTGGCGCGGCACGCTGTGAGCCCGGCACGTATTGTGCACCGCACAATAGCATGTCTCGGGCGAAATGCCACCTTTTCCGGTGGTCGTTAAGGTTGACGGCGAGATAACGCGGCGACTGCGCATTTCGTGCCGGTGCGAGAATGGGTCAGTTGGTTTAAAGCAGGCTGGGTCGGTCTGGTTCTCGCATCGGACCGGTCGGGGAATCGATCGTCCGGCGGGTGCGGCGGTGGCGTGGGGAGAGGCAGTGGGTCGGGACGTGCTCTTCGAGACGACGATCGAGGCCCTGCGGGCCGTTCCGGCCTTCGCCCAGCGAATTGCCGGCGTCGATCGGGCGTTCCTGCTCCTCGACCGCACCGCCACGCAGCTGCTCCACGCCTCGCCGGCCGCTGCGCCCTTGCGCGAGACGATCGCCGGTCCGGATGGGCGGATCGACCCGTCCTTGAGCCTTCCGGCGCAGCTGCGCGGCTCCCTGAGCCTGCCCGTCGGGACGGTGCAGCCGCGGCTCGAGCGCCTGCGCCTCGCCGGGCGCCTCGCCCCGCCCCTGCTCTGCGCCTGCCTGCCCGCCCCCCTGCCGGAGGGCGAGTCCGGCCTCGCCGTCGCGATCATCGACCCGCTGCCCGCGCGCCGCGCGCGCCGGGGTCAGGCCCCGACGGGTCCGGCCGCCGAGCCGAGCCAGGCCCCTGTATCCCTTCCCGAACCCGCGCCCGAACCGGTGCCGGCTCCGCCGGAGCCGGCACCCCATCCCACGCCCGGCCTGCGCTTCCTGTGGCGCAGCGACGCCCGCGGCTGCCTCGTCGAGGTGACGGGGCGGCTGCCCGAGACGGTCGGCGCCTCCCCGGTCGGCCGGAGCTGGGACGACCTCCTCGCCGGCCCCGTCGAGGCCGAGCCGGTCCTGTCGGAGGCTCTGGCGCAGCGGCACACCTTCCGGGCCGTGCCGGTGCGCTGGCGCATCGCCGGCACCCGGAATGCCGTCACGGTCGATCTCTCGGGGGCGCCCCGCCTCGGCGCCGGCCGCACCTTCGCGGGCTTCAGCGGCTTCGGGGTCGTCCATCCGGACCGGATCGTCCCGGCGGCCGACCGGCCGGAGGCGGCCGAGCCGAAGCCGCTCCGCCCGAGCCTGCGCGAGCGCGCCGCGGCGGTGATCGCCATCGGGCGCCTTCCCGCCGGGGAGCCCGTCGCACCGCCTCGGGCCGAGCCGGAGGCCGCGCCCCGCCCCGACCCGGCCTCCGCACCGGATCCGGATGCGCCCGACCTCGCCTCGCTCGCCGGGGCCACCATGGCGGAGTTCGCCGGCCTGATGGCGGCGCCCTTCGCGCATCTCGGGATGAGCTGGGGCTTCGGCACCCGGCCCTCCTCTCCGCCCGCGACGCCACCCGACGCGACGGTGCCGCAGGCGCCTCCGGCCGAGCCGACGCCGCTCGAAGCATCCTCCCACACGGACGCTCCGCCGCCGGCTCCGCCCGCCGCCTCCCCGCCCGAGGCGCCGGCCGCTTCCGACGAGGAGCCCCCGGCGCAGAAGCCCCTGGCAGAGGAGCCCCCGGCAGAGGAGCCCCCGGCAGAGGAGCAGCCCCGCACCGCCGCCCTGTCCCTCAACGAGCACGCGGCGTTCCGGGAGATCGCCCGGGCGCTCGGCGCGCGCTTCGCCGGCGATCCGGAGAATCCTCAGCCCGCACCGCCCTCCTCCCCGGCCCAGCACGGGGCGCCGACCCGGGGCGCCGTGACGCCGTTCCGGGGGGCGCAGGCCCTGGCGCGGTGGCCCGAGCGCGGCGACGAGGCGATGCTGGCCCGCCTCGTCGAGCGGCTGCCGGTCGGGCTCCTGGTCCATCGCGGCGACGAGGTGCTGCTTGCCAACCGCCACCTCCTGACCCTGTCGGGCTACGACAGCCCCGAGGCCCTGGCGGCGGCCGGCGGCCCGGGTGTGATCTTCCGCGGCCGCGACCCCTCCGCCCTCACCGGCCCCGGCGAGGACGCGCCGATCGCGCTCGCGACCCGGACCGGCGGCAGCGTGCCGGTCGGCGTCAGCGCCGGGGTGATCGAATGGGACGGTGCGCCCGCGAGCCTGCTGACGATCCGGCGCCTGCCCGATGCCGATCCGGCCCAGTCGCTGGCGGCGGCCGAGGTCCACCTCGCCCATCGCGACGCCAACCTGCGCGAGACCACGGCGATCCTCGACGCGGTCACCGACGGGGTGGTGGTGCTCGACGAGGAGGGCCGCATCGTCGGAATGAACCGGGGGGCGCGAGACCTGCTCGGCACCGATCCCCGCGAGGTCGCGGGTGAGCCCCTGGTCGGCCTGTTCTCCCCCGAGAGCCGCCCCGCGGCCCAGGCCGCCCTGCTGCGGGCGAGCGCCGGGGCCACCGCGACGACCGGCGACGAGGTGATGGCGCGCGGGCCGGACGGCCCGCTCCCCCTCGTCCTCACGGTGGCGCCGGTGGCGAGCGGGCCGCCGCGCCGCGTCGCCGCGGTCCTGCGCGACGTCTCGGCCTTCCGGCGCACCGAGGCCGAGCTGGTGCGCGCGCGGCGCGAGGCCGAGCGGGCCAGCGCCCAGAAATCCGACTTTTTGGCCACGATCAGCCACGAGGTCCGCACGCCGCTCAACGCCATCATCGGCTTCGCCGAGGTGATGCTGGAGGAGCAGTTCGGCCCCGTCGGCAGCGACCGCTACCGCGACTACCTGCGCGACATCCGATCCTCGGGCGAGCACGTGGTCAGCCTGGTCAACGACCTGCTCGACCTGGCCAAGATCGAGGCCGGCCATCTCGACCTCGCCTTCGCGGGCGTCGGCCTCAACGACCTCGTGGCGGCGTCGGTCGCCCTGATGCAGCCCCAGGCCGCCCGGCAGCGGGTGGTGATGCGCACGAGCTTCGCCCCCGGCCTGCCGGCGGTGCTGGCCGACCAGCGCTCGTTGC
Protein-coding regions in this window:
- a CDS encoding transglycosylase SLT domain-containing protein, which gives rise to MAGAHGDVLSLGTRAAHGGVPVMARTLLAAGCFAAGLSALLHQYGADLMAARPAVTMMADLLVMPTPKIQTARVQPSPARDTATMAPLREPVHDLDTALGSAGVDRVSYDDLLAASTGGDPNEVLSFGPMRIRRHLVQTIVRAAATVRTDPVLLMAVADKESSFLTEVQARTSSATGLYQFIERTWLQVMREFGAQHGYAREAGLIGEDNAVTDAAERARILDLRRDPSLAALMAGEMLKRDAARIAARIGRDLTLGETYLAHFLGPDDAERFMAKVVEEPKAEAAALLPKPAKANRPIFYERVGRRKARSLTVAQVHDKFEAMMSTRGARYRDVGALMGVMAYAADTP
- a CDS encoding NepR family anti-sigma factor; this encodes MVQEVTMGAAGAGCRMGGTQLTPTLSLDALGAGLAAAYDGLVAEAVPERLSALLRQLEWRETRAGLGNGHAGQAGHGGQASAGPSTGIPSGIPAGRLALLVGDVPGAGEAAALLARAGLETIRCLDPEAGLEALRRHGGEIALVLIGLPTERDGALDGAGLARAVATLWPTIHLVVAQPPRPEARVPEARLPPQAVPLDRAPDLLALAEQAARTPRPPVG
- a CDS encoding transglutaminase-like domain-containing protein — encoded protein: MRIRTGYAITFDSPAPTPMLLMLSVHPSRLGDCLTPPAMRFDPPVPARDYADRYGNTCTRILAPPGRLTISADFLVEDSGRPDEVAPDAMQHPVQDLPDDVMVYLLGSRYCDTDKLSNTAWQLFGSTPEGWARVQAIVDYVHNHIRFDYQRADATRSALDGFNQREGVCRDFAHLAVAFCRCMNIPARYCTGYLGDIGVPAVPDPMDFSAWFEVYLGGRWYTFDARHNRPRIGRILMARGRDATDVAISTIFGPSLLAGFQVHTDEVT
- a CDS encoding L,D-transpeptidase gives rise to the protein MKIFATALAGALSVCVLASAPAKAAPYDPFDANPGEDYYAGQPYGAPSTRSQGYYGQGQYGQGQAAGSTDQAQVAPIPRELVPFNGAYAPGTIVVSTAERRLYLVLGDGMALRYGVGVGRPGFTWSGTKTITAKREWPSWTPPREMLARRPDLPRYMAGGIDNPLGARAMYIGGTLYRIHGSNEPDTIGQAVSSGCIRMTNDDVTDLYSRVKVGAKVVVLN
- a CDS encoding phasin, with the protein product MTQTPNYEIPTEMRDFAEKSVEQARKAFDSFLGAARKTADTLQGSAEMARNNAQDVSSRGFSFAEQNVNAAFDLAQKLVRSKDVQEAMQHQAEFVRSQFASMQTQAREFGGLAQTAMQQSAENAKQAMQQGAEQARNAMQQGAEQARQTMQKGTDAARSATDHAAKAAKDAAS
- a CDS encoding ATP-binding protein — translated: MGRDVLFETTIEALRAVPAFAQRIAGVDRAFLLLDRTATQLLHASPAAAPLRETIAGPDGRIDPSLSLPAQLRGSLSLPVGTVQPRLERLRLAGRLAPPLLCACLPAPLPEGESGLAVAIIDPLPARRARRGQAPTGPAAEPSQAPVSLPEPAPEPVPAPPEPAPHPTPGLRFLWRSDARGCLVEVTGRLPETVGASPVGRSWDDLLAGPVEAEPVLSEALAQRHTFRAVPVRWRIAGTRNAVTVDLSGAPRLGAGRTFAGFSGFGVVHPDRIVPAADRPEAAEPKPLRPSLRERAAAVIAIGRLPAGEPVAPPRAEPEAAPRPDPASAPDPDAPDLASLAGATMAEFAGLMAAPFAHLGMSWGFGTRPSSPPATPPDATVPQAPPAEPTPLEASSHTDAPPPAPPAASPPEAPAASDEEPPAQKPLAEEPPAEEPPAEEQPRTAALSLNEHAAFREIARALGARFAGDPENPQPAPPSSPAQHGAPTRGAVTPFRGAQALARWPERGDEAMLARLVERLPVGLLVHRGDEVLLANRHLLTLSGYDSPEALAAAGGPGVIFRGRDPSALTGPGEDAPIALATRTGGSVPVGVSAGVIEWDGAPASLLTIRRLPDADPAQSLAAAEVHLAHRDANLRETTAILDAVTDGVVVLDEEGRIVGMNRGARDLLGTDPREVAGEPLVGLFSPESRPAAQAALLRASAGATATTGDEVMARGPDGPLPLVLTVAPVASGPPRRVAAVLRDVSAFRRTEAELVRARREAERASAQKSDFLATISHEVRTPLNAIIGFAEVMLEEQFGPVGSDRYRDYLRDIRSSGEHVVSLVNDLLDLAKIEAGHLDLAFAGVGLNDLVAASVALMQPQAARQRVVMRTSFAPGLPAVLADQRSLRQAALNVISNAIKFTDAGGQVIVSTATTDRGGVALRVRDTGIGMSPEEIETALQPFRQIATAQRRGGGTGLGLPLTKALVEANRAALRITSRPGEGTLVEVLFPAARVLES